The following proteins come from a genomic window of Lycium ferocissimum isolate CSIRO_LF1 chromosome 4, AGI_CSIRO_Lferr_CH_V1, whole genome shotgun sequence:
- the LOC132053617 gene encoding nicotine N-demethylase CYP82E3-like has product MDYHFSSNLQAVLGLLAFVFLSIILRRRKTFTTKKLAPEVPGAWPIIGHLLQLSGTGENIPFARTLGALADKYGPIFTLRMGMYPCLVISNWEAAKDCLTTHDKDFAARPTSMAGQSIGYKYARFTYANFGPYYNQVRKLALTQVLSSTKLEKMRHIRICEVENSIKDLYSLTQVKKNEVINISEWFHQLTLNIIVKTICGKRYNKIEEDEEAKRFRKAFKGIMYVVGQIVLYDAVPFPLFKYFDFQGHIKLMKNIYKDLDSILQGWLDDHMKKKGVNNHEDEDAIDAMLRVTDVNEFKAYGYSQATVIKSTVLSLILDGSDTTSVHLIWIMSLLLNNPHAMKQAQDEIDTKVGKERWVEESDIKNLVYLQAIVKETSRLYPPVPLLLPHEAVQDCQVAGYDIPKGTRLYINAWKIHRDPNIWSEPEKFMPERFLTSKANTDARGQHFEFIPFGSGRRSCPGITFATLLTHLTFARLLQGFDFSKSSNKPIDMTEGVGITLPNVNQVEVLVTSRLSSKLYVF; this is encoded by the exons ATGGATTatcatttttcttccaatttgcAAGCTGTTTTAGGGCTTTTAGCCTTTGTGTTCTTGTCCATAATCTTACGGAGAAGAAAGACATTCACTACCAAAAAATTAGCCCCTGAAGTCCCTGGAGCATGGCCTATCATAGGCCACCTCCTTCAGCTGAGTGGTACGGGTGAGAACATCCCATTTGCTCGGACTTTAGGGGCGTTGGCCGATAAATATGGACCTATTTTCACTTTGAGAATGGGGATGTATCCCTGTTTGGTAATCAGCAATTGGGAAGCAGCTAAAGATTGTCTCACAACTCATGACAAGGATTTCGCGGCCCGACCAACATCCATGGCTGGCCAAAGTATTGGTTACAAGTACGCGAGGTTCACTTATGCTAATTTCGGTCCTTATTATAATCAAGTGCGCAAGCTGGCCTTAACGCAGGTACTCTCGAGTACTAAACTCGAGAAAATGAGGCACATACGTATCTGTGAAGTGGAAAATAGCATCAAAGACTTATATTCTTTGACGCAGGTAAAAAAGAATGAAGTGATCAATATAAGCGAATGGTTTCACCAATTGACTTTGAACATAATAGTGAAGACCATATGTGGGAAAAGATACAACAAAATAGAGGAAGATGAGGAGGCAAAACGTTTTAGGAAGGCCTTTAAGGGCATCATGTATGTTGTCGGGCAAATTGTTTTATATGATGCAGTGCCTTTTCCATTGTTCAAATATTTTGATTTCCAAGGGCACATAAAATTGATGAAGAATATTTATAAAGACTTGGATTCTATTCTTCAAGGTTGGTTGGATGACCATATGAAAAAGAAGGGTGTAAACAATCACGAGGATGAAGATGCCATAGATGCTATGCTTAGGGTGACAGATGTTAATGAATTCAAAGCCTATGGCTATTCTCAGGCCACCGTCATCAAGTCAACTGTCTTA aGTTTAATCTTGGATGGCTCTGATACAACATCTGTTCATTTGATATGGATAATGTCCTTATTGCTGAACAATCCACATGCTATGAAACAAGCCCAAGATGAGATAGATACAAAAGTGGGTAAAGAGCGATGGGTCGAAGAAAGTGACATAAAAAATTTAGTGTACCTTCAAGCTATTGTTAAAGAAACATCGCGCTTGTATCCACCTGTTCCCTTACTATTACCACACGAAGCAGTACAAGATTGTCAAGTGGCTGGTTACGACATTCCAAAAGGTACTCGTTTATATATTAATGCGTGGAAAATACATCGCGATCCTAACATTTGGTCGGAACCTGAAAAATTCATGCCAGAGAGATTTTTGACAAGCAAAGCAAATACAGATGCCCGCGGTCAGCATTTTGAATTCATTCCGTTTGGTTCTGGAAGACGATCTTGTCCAGGAATAACCTTTGCGACCTTACTGACACATTTGACTTTTGCTCGTTTGCTTCAAGGTTTTGATTTTAGTAAATCATCAAACAAGCCAATAGACATGACAGAAGGTGTAGGCATTACCCTGCCTAATGTAAATCAAGTGGAAGTTCTGGTTACCTCTCGTTTGTCTTCTAAGCTTTATGTATTTTGA
- the LOC132053616 gene encoding LOW QUALITY PROTEIN: beta-galactosidase 15-like (The sequence of the model RefSeq protein was modified relative to this genomic sequence to represent the inferred CDS: substituted 1 base at 1 genomic stop codon) produces MWPDLIKKAKEGGLDAIETYVFWNAHEPLRRAYNFTGNLNLIKFLKTIQDEGLYAVLRIGPYVCAEWNYGGFPVWLHNMPGIELRTANRVFMDEMKNFTKLIVNMVKEEKLFASQGGPIILAQIENEYGNVETSYGDAGKAYVDWCANMAQSLNIGAPWIMCQQSDAPQPVINTCNGWYCDXFTPNNPNSPKMWTENWTGWFKNWGGRDPLRTAEDLAYAVARFFQTGGTFQNYYMYHGGTNFGRTAGGPYITTTYDYDAPLNEFGTLNQPKYGHLKELHDVLHSMEKTLTSGNITNTDMENSVSVTVYALEDKSSCFFSNGNTTTDATITYKGVKYNVPAWSVSVLPDCKTEVYNTAKVNTQTSVMVKKSNEGETLQWSWRPEKLDDTVLLGKGHISANQLLDQKVANDVSDYMWYMTSFNLGKDDPIWSDHMSLRVNGTGHILHVYVNGQYLGSKWATYGIFDYVFENKIKLKPGKNQIALLSATVGLRKYGAGFDLTETGVLGPVEIVGINGDERVVKDLSAHKWSYKVGLHGIENELFAAKSQWQSHDVPINRMMTWYKATFKAPLGNDPVVLDLQGLGKGLAWVNRESIGRYWPSYVAEEDGCYTDPRDYRGPYTDSKCNSNCGQPTQRWYHVPRSFMSNDDENELVLFEEFGGNPSLVNFQTIRVGTACGNAYEEKMMNISCQGRPISAIKFSNCGETQGTCGSFAKGSCGSNKDVLSIIQKECVGKESCSVAASESVFGSTSCDNIAKRVVVEAIC; encoded by the exons ATGTGGCCTGATTTGATAAAGAAAGCCAAGGAAGGTGGGTTGGATGCAATTGAAACCTACGTATTCTGGAATGCCCACGAGCCACTTCGTCGTGCATACAATTTTACTGGAAATTTAAATCTAATAAAGTTTCTGAAAACAATTCAAGATGAAGGACTTTATGCTGTTCTTCGTATTGGACCTTATGTTTGTGCTGAATGGAACTATGG AGGATTTCCTGTATGGCTCCACAATATGCCTGGAATTGAGTTGCGCACAGCAAACAGAGTTTTTATG GATGAGATGAAGAATTTTACAAAATTGATAGTTAACATGGTGAAAGAAGAGAAGCTGTTTGCATCTCAAGGAGGTCCTATTATTCTTGCACAGATTGAGAATGAGTATGGAAATGTAGAGACATCTTATGGAGATGCTGGGAAAGCTTATGTTGATTGGTGTGCTAACATGGCTCAATCTCTTAATATTGGTGCTCCATGGATCATGTGCCAGCAGAGTGATGCTCCCCAACCCGTG ATAAATACTTGCAATGGCTGGTACTGTGATTAGTTTACTCCTAACAATCCCAATAGCCCAAAGATGTGGACTGAAAACTGGACTGGATG GTTCAAGAATTGGGGTGGCAGAGATCCTCTTAGAACAGCTGAGGACCTTGCATATGCTGTTGCAAGATTTTTTCAAACTGGTGGAACTTTCCAAAATTACTATATG TATCATGGTGGTACAAACTTTGGCAGAACAGCAGGTGGTCCATATATTACCACAACATATGATTACGATGCACCACTTAATGAATTTG GAACTTTGAATCAACCAAAATATGGCCATCTGAAAGAACTTCATGATGTGTTGCATTCGATGGAGAAAACTCTTACCAGTGGAAACATTACAAACACTGATATGGAAAATTCTGTTTCG gtTACTGTTTATGCTTTGGAAGATAAATCAAGCTGCTTTTTTAGCAATGGAAATACAACCACGGATGCCACCATCACCTATAAAGGTGTTAAGTACAATGTTCCAGCTTGGTCTGTTAGCGTTCTTCCAGATTGCAAAACTGAGGTTTACAACACAGCTAAG GTGAACACTCAAACTTCAGTCATGGTGAAGAAGTCAAATGAGGGAGAAACTCTCCAATGGTCTTGGAGGCCTGAGAAACTTGATGACACTGTTCTACTTGGAAAGGGTCATATTTCTGCAAATCAATTGCTTGATCAAAAGGTAGCTAATGATGTTAGTGACTATATGTGGTACATGACAAG TTTTAACCTGGGCAAAGATGATCCAATCTGGAGTGATCATATGAGCCTTAGAGTGAATGGGACTGGACACATCTTACATGTCTATGTAAATGGCCAATATCTAG GATCAAAATGGGCAACATATGGAATCTTTGATTATGTCTTTGAGAATAAGATTAAATTGAAACCCGGAAAGAATCAGATCGCACTGCTTAGTGCCACTGTTGGCCTCCGG AAATATGGAGCTGGATTTGATTTGACTGAAACTGGAGTGCTTGGTCCAGTGGAAATAGTTGGAATAAATGGTGATGAGCGTGTAGTTAAAGATCTTTCTGCGCATAAATGGTCTTACAAGGTAGGTTTGCATGGAATTGAGAATGAGTTGTTTGCTGCAAAATCTCAATGGCAATCCCATGATGTTCCTATTAATAGGATGATGACATGGTACAAG GCTACTTTTAAAGCTCCATTAGGGAATGATCCAGTGGTGTTGGACTTACAAGGTTTGGGGAAGGGGTTAGCATGGGTGAATCGTGAAAGCATTGGTCGTTATTGGCCAAGTTATGTGGCAGAAGAAGATGGTTGTTATACTGACCCTCGTGATTATCGTGGTCCATACACTGATTCAAAATGTAATTCCAATTGTGGTCAGCCTACTCAAAGATG GTACCATGTTCCACGTTCATTCATGTCTAACGATGACGAGAACGAGTTAGTCTTATTCGAAGAATTCGGAGGCAACCCATCACTTGTGAATTTCCAAACAATTAGAGTTGGAACTGCATGTGGAAATGCTTACGAagagaaaatgatgaacatatcATGCCAAGGTCGACCAATTTCTGCTATAAAGTTTTCCAACTGTGGTGAGACACAAGGTACTTGTGGTTCATTTGCAAAGGGCAGTTGTGgaagcaacaaagatgtactgTCTATCATACAAAAGGAATGTGTTGGAAAAGAGAGTTGTTCTGTGGCTGCATCTGAAAGTGTTTTTGGATCGACTAGTTGTGACAATATTGCCAAGAGGGTGGTGGTGGAGGCCATTTGTTAG